AACCCAGCATCCTGGCCCCTTCTGTTCTGTGGCAAAGAGCTGAGGGTAAAGGGCACCAGGGTCTGCAGTCTGTCCTCAGGACTGGCAGTATGTGCTAGAGCAGTGGGTTGCAACCCTGGGCCAGTTTCTGTCCCCACAGCTTTCATGGGGCACAGAGATGGTCAGAAGCAGGACCGGTGGCAGCTCCCCCCTGTTCTGCGGTTGAGTGTGAGACTAGAGCTGTGGCCTGCTGTACTGCAATGGGGCCCAAGGTGGGAGGACAGCGGCAGGAGGGTAGCCTTCAGCACGTGCAGGAGTCACTGGCTTGGCGTGATCCTTGCCTTTACATACCAGACTCCGATGGCCTGAGCTCCTGGGGAGAGAGAGGAGCCTGTGAGGACTCGACCCCTGACCAGGTGCCTTCCCAAGTACCCTGCCTCAGGCACAGGCCCTTACCCGAGTCTGATTGTGGCTGGTGCCAGTTGTGGAAGAGGCAAACTCTGAGTACTTGCTCCCAGCAACCATGCAGGCCCACTTGCGGTACTCTTCCCTCACCTGCAAGCCCAAGGTGCCAGGTCAGGGGAGAGGCCACCCCAGGACTGAGGCATAGCTCCTCCCACAGCCTCCCCTGCCGGCCCACCTTCTTGTTGAGAAGGCAGAGCAGGACATAGAGGAAAAGTCCCTGCAGGCAGTTGAGGATGGTGAAGATGTAGGTCAGCACCGTGCTGTAGGGTTCAAAGAGGAACAAGCCAAAGACCCAGGTGCAGCCCAACACAAAGAGCTGGGCAATGGCTGTGACAGTCAGCACCCTGCAGGGGAGAGAGGGACAGATACTGATGGGGGCCTCCATCCCGCACTCCCTTCACCCCAGCCCCTTATCTCTGCCCACAACCTGCACCTCCAGGCCCCTCAGGTCCCAGCCCCTCCGCGTGATTCCAGCCATCTCACCGTGCCTTCCGTAATTTCTTCAGGTCTGGGTTGATTTCAGAAAACTTCTGAGTGAGCCTCCAGACGGTAATCACGAAGATCACAGCATTGCACTGGGTGGGGGGTACAGATTGTGGATGAGAGGGTGGGGAGAGCTGGTCTTGGGAATTGGGGTGCAGGTGGGGACCCTGTCACTCAGGCTTTCTGTAAAAAGTGGGGCACTTACCAAAATGATGAAGGCCAGGGGTCCTACGAAGCTCCAGAAAAACCCATGCTTTTTGCTCAACCAGCagctgggagaggggaggggacccATCAGACCCCAGAGGGGCACGGAACTGGGGTGCTGTCACCTGGCACCCCAGCCCCCGCCTTTGCCCCATCCAGCATACTCACTAGGTCTCGCCGACGTAGCCCTCGCTGGCGGTGGCCGCCGCGGTGGCCGCCGAGATGGCCACGATGAGCAGGGGCACGCCGTAGCCGATCAGGCAGAGCCAGCGTGTGCTCAGGCCCTGGCCGTGGAACACGCGCACCACGAGGAAGTACAGCACCAGGCCCTCGAGGCTCATCCAACAGAAGGCGGCCAGGAAGCAGTAGTGCAGCAGCCCGGCCACCAGGCGGCAGCGCGGCCCCGCCTGcgggagcagaggagggaccaGATGACGTCAGAGAGGGGCGGGACCGCGTCGCCCGAGCCCCTCCCCGAGCCAGGGGGCGTGGCCAGGCGCTTCCGGGTCGCCTCTGACAGCGCCCTTGGCGGGTGGGCCTGAGGGTGGCACGTGCCTCCAAGGCCGGGCGCCCTTCGCCAAGACCGCGGCGGCAGGCGCCTGGGGGTCCCAGGGGAGGGCGGGGCTCACCGCTTCTGGGTCTCCCAACCCCACCGCAGGTGAGGGCGGGGCAGGCCTCACCTCGCCGTCTGGGGTTTCCTTTTCGATGCCCGCCAGGAAGATGGCGGAGCCCACGAACAGGCAGACGCAGAGGTGCAGGTGCACGGTGGTGCGAGAGCTCTGGATGGGCCGCACCAGCAGGAAGGTGAGGATGCACAGCAGAAGGCAGACGAGCGACAGCGACAGTCCCACCTTGGTGATCAGCTCCAGCTTCCAGTCCTAGGAGCGGGATGGGTGGGCGGAGTCCCGTCAGGGCCCGAGGGCCACACCCCATCCACGGGGTAGTACTTGCTGGGCCTCTGGCTTGGACCCCAGCCCCCACTGTCTGgctaattttgggtgactttggCCCAGCTACCTATGGATCCTCCCTAAGGCCACATTTAGAAAACTGTGCTACCCTGGAGTGTTCTATGTggggaggtttttgttttgttttttgggaaccCAGAGGGgttctactactaagccacacccccagccctttttattttttgagacagggtcttgctaagttgctcacgGCCTTGgttacttgctgaggctggcctcgaacttgcaaccctcctgccccagcctcccgaatGGCTACGTGGGGATTTTTTAGCAACATTTCACAACTGGTGCCAGTTCGACAGGCAGAGGGGCACTGGCTGCAGTAGGGCTGTGCCAAGCAGCACAGCTGCTGGGTCATGAAGTCCAAGAAAGGGTGACAGAGGGCGTGGCACAGGGCCACTTGACTATGCAACCATAGGGACAGGGACATATTTGAACAACCAGATGGAATGTACCATGGAGAACCAGCTGACTGTCTTGCCTAAACTGACCTTGACACCTGTGGGCCCTTTTCTTGGCagcactggaaattgaacctggggtgctctaGCATTCAACTACTTCAGCCCTGcttttgtttggtgctgggtattgaacccatagccacttaaccactgagtcacagccccagccccgccccccacccttttttaaaattttgagacagggtcttactaagttgtttaggtccttggttagttgctgaggctggcctcaagcttgtgatccttttgcctcagattcccaagtccctgggattacagacgtgcccCACTGTGCCAGCACCTGTGGCCTTTTGAGGGTGTCCTCCGCCACTTACCTGTATGTCGTAGTGGGCCATGAGGATGGCAAAGCTACTCAAGTGGTTGCATTGGCAGGTGGTGGTGTTATCCCCGCTGCCCAGCTTCCAGCAGCCGGTGGTATCCCAGTGTCCACTCTTGTTACTGTCAATCTTCCAGAAGGCACAGATCACCTCTCTACGCTTCCCGGATATCTCCCCCTGTGGGCAGAGGGGGTGAACAGAGAGGTTGGCCTGGTGCTCACTTGGGTCCGGGGCTTAAGCCAAGTAGTCTGCTTTTCATTGGACAAGTGTTtactaagcacctactgtgtgccccaGGCTTGGGCACATAACAATGAAAAAGGCAGATGCAAGTCCctgcacttcacagaagaaatacaaccgGTCAactaatattgaaaaaaaaaaaaaaaagttcaacatctctagaaactagagaaatgcaaattaaaactacactgagatttcacctcactccagtcagaatggcagtcatcaagaacacaagtaacaataaatgacGTGATGGTGAAGGAGACGGTCAACAGATCATAGGCCTCAGAACAGCCAGAGCAGTGCTCAGTGAGAAGAGGGAAGCAGGGGCCCAGGGCCAGGCCTTGACCTACACggcagagctacagtaacaagaACGGCGCAGACATGAAGACCACGGTACCGAAtcaagacacagagacaaccccACATGAACACAGTTACCTCGTACCAGACAAAGTAacaaaaacgtacattggagaaaagacagcctcttccacagtggtgctgggaaaactggaaatccataggtaacaaaatgaaatcagacccctgtctctcacctgccccaaactcaactcaaagtgagtCAAGGCATTaggccagagaccctgcacctaccagaagaaaaagtaggcccaactctccatcatgtcagcctagaaactgacttcctcaacaagactcctaaagcacaagaagtaaaatccagaatcaataagtgggatggtatccaactaaaaagcttcttcacagcaaaggaaactatcaagaatgtgaagacaaACCCtataccacctgcacctcagatagagcattagcCTCCAGGACAGACAAataactcaacaccaaaaaaacaaataacccagtcaatacacaggctaaggaactgaacagacacttcacagaaggaaTACAAtcggtcaacaaatatttaaaaaatgttcaacatctctagaaattagagaaatggaaactaaaactacactgagatttcacctcactccagtcagaatggcaatcatcaagaacacaagtaacaataaatgttggcaaggatgtggggaaaaagacacactcatacactgctggtggcactgcaaattagtgcaaccactctggaaagcagtatggagattcctcagaaaacttggaaccactatttgacccagttatcccactccttggtttatacccaaagaacttaaaatcagcatacaacagtgacacagccacatcaatgtttacagcagctcaattcacaatagctaagctatggagtcaacctaggtgcccttcaacagatgaacggataaagaaaatgtggtatgtatatacaatgaaatattactcagccataaagaagaataactgtgacatttgctggtaaatgggtgaaactggagactatcatgctaagtgaaataagccaatacccaaaaaaacaaagtctgaatattctctctgatacgtggatgctaacacacaataaggatggggggggggcaagaatagaagttcattggattagacaaaggggaatgaagggaagggagggggaatgggaatagaaaagacagaatgaatgggacgtaactttcctgtgttcatacatgaatacgtcaccagtgaaactccacatcttGAACAACCaggagaatgggaagttatactccatgtatttataatatgtcaaaatacactctagtgtcatctacaactaaaaagaactaataaaaaattttaaaaaataaataggatattgggctggggttgtggctgagtggcaaagcacttgcctcgaGTATGTGAGAACTATATTCAATGCTcaacaccacaaaataaaaacaaaaaaataaaataaagactgtgCCCAAGTACAGatacaaattcaaaataaatcaataaataggatattATTTTGCAGCTTAAAAATtatgtcataatttttaaaaataatgaataaatcgTAGGCCTACTAAGTCCCCCCTCCCATGCTGGGATGAAGCTcaggccttgcacgtgctaggcaagcactctgccatgaagccatgcccccagcccatgcgttttgattttaaataaggAGGTCAGGGAGGACCAATGAGAAGGTGATATTTGAGCAAAGACTAGAAAGAGTTAAAGGACTGGGTTCCATAGAGGAAGTGTCCCAGGCAGGGCCTCAGCAAGAGCAAAGGTCCTGAGGTACATGTGAGAAGGAAgcaggtggctggaggtggggaaaCGAAGGCACTGCGGGGCACTTGATTTGGCTGTGGAGTGAGCGGCAGGACCcgtcccctcctcccacctgtgGACTCACATCGTGGGAGAAGGCGAAGGTCACAGGGGAGGCGAGCTTCTCAGTGTCGTTGTTGGTCAGAAAGACGGAGTTGACGGGCGAGAGGATCTGGATGCGCGCGCCCCGGAAGGGGCCTTCGTGGGCCTTCTgcacctcctcttccttctcGGGGTCCAGAACCAGGGAGGCGTTGACCAGCAGCTTCCCCATGTTCGGGTTGGACAGGATGCCCACCACAGTGGTGCCTGGGGACAGACGTGCTCCATGCCTCTCCTTCCGCCCCACCTCCGGCCCAGGACACCCCAGTCCAGACCTGGCCACCCCCCGCGGCCCGGAGCCGCCCACGTTCTAGACCTGCCcagcctcccccccccacccccgtgccACCCCCCCCCcgtgccacccccccccccgccccccgcggcTCCTCTGGGGACCCCACCTGTGCTGGAGTTCCCGGCTCCAGTTGCTGTGGCCCAGTCTAGGTGGATCCGTGCGTGGCTCTGGCCCAAAGTGACATTTCCATTCCCTGGCTTCTGGTTCATCAGGGACAGCTCTGAGGAGAGAGGGGCGGTGACTGGGGACCTGGAGTACCGCCGGGCGGAGGCTGGAGAGGGCGGAGGAAGCCTCACCTGTGTCTGAAGGGGAACGGTAGGTGAAGGGGCCTTCAGGCAGAGACTCCGCCAGGGTCCTCAGAGATTGCTCCAGGCCCAGGAGCAACTGCGTGGCCACCTGGTGCCGGACAGGCAGGGCAATGTCCTCCACATCCCCAGGGGCTTTCAGCAGCTCGTCCATGGCCCCAATGAGGTTCTGCAGGTGACAGAGACGCCAGGTTATTGGACCCCAGGAGGCCACCTTGCCTGAAGGACCTGACCTCCCCCAGGACCAGCAACACGTGGAAAACGGCCAGGTGGATGGCGGGGGACAGGCCTGGGGGAGTCGAGAGGACACAGTGGACAGAAAACAAGGGATCAGTCTGCGCCGCGTGGAAATCTCACAGCGGCACTCAGATCCGGCTGTCTGCCACCGTTCCCAGGGCGCTGCACACAGCGGTGGCCACCAACCACAGGTGCTGTGCACAGGGGGCAGCCGACCTGCTCCAAGGGGCGCACACCGGGTTCCCTTGGAAAAACTGAAGCTAAACGGGCTCAGCTTGCTCTCATGGTCCCTGTTGAGATGGTTGGCATCCTCTGCTGGGTTAAAGGAGCTCCGGGAGTGGACCCCGGGCTCTGCTCCCCACCCAGGCAagcactgagctgcagcccagccccctttattttattttaaatatattttgatggatctttattttatttttatgtggtgctgagattgaacccaacgcttcacacatgccaggcaagtgcgctgccactgagctacagcccagccctattttatttttcttttgagacaggatcttgctaagttgccgagccTTGCtttggcattattattattattaccaccaggtgtgggagaccaaccttacacgtgactgggtcacactccctggctgggtgctgaggcactcagtcgcagaaatgtgaCAGAGCTTTCCCTACCCTTCTTGGGTGTGAGGGTCcatgtctcgtgcatgggtgtgtcttgctacagccccatggatgaagctatgctcacctgttcctttgtaatataaccccctgccctgtttaggatagaatcttccatggaagtgccttgtgtgtgtcccctcctcttactgtgcccttgggtgtggcctacccaggtgtcagtcaacctgctgacagtggacatcatgaagatagactcagccccctgaaacctgaccccttgcctcatttaaataacttctccTCAATAGAAGGGGTCAGcgcttgctcttgctctctctcttcctgcggacccttaaggtcagaggagccatcacagcgaccccaaacaaaaagatatttgtgtctcttgtgtggttatttcgtgcagctcagttagcccagtttaactggagtgaccccctAAGCCTTTTAGTCTTGAGAACTGAAACCCAGcaaccaggtattgaactcaggggcactcagccaccaagccacctccccagccctttttatattttatttagagacaaggtctcactgagttgcttagggcctcagtgctgaggctgcctttgaacttgtgatcctcctgcctcagcctcccgaactgctgggattccaggtgtgcaccactgcactcagcttatttttactttttgaaaatttaattactaaaatgttttaaagtgattcacatttctttcccctttctctttcttcctttattttttacattatatttctattatgtTTCTCGTGTATGACACTGTTCTCTAAGCTTTACTTCTACCAGTAGGGTTCACTGAAACCACACCATTTTCATGCTtgtgttacagatgaggaaatgggccCGGAGAAGGGAAGTCaactgcctgaggtcacacagcaagaaGTGGCAATGAGGAGGTTTGCATTGTTGTGGCCCAAAGCAAGGGTATTGACTGCTCCCATCTGTTGCATTAGCACCCTAGTGTGTGCGCGTGCTTACACCAGGGTGCATCTACAGGTCTGTGTGTGGGAGATGGGTGAATATGTGGGCACATGAGTGTCCTGGCCCCTGCTCGGGTCAAGGGCTGTCTCCATCCACATGGAAGCCTCCCCCAGCCTTTCCCACACCATCCTGGGGTCCCCCTGGATCCTGCCCTTACCTGGATGGTGTCGGTGGCCGCGACTGGCTTGAAATCCTTGTGCAGATTGTTGACTTTTTCAAAGAAGCGGGAGAGACTCTGGGGAAGTGAGATGAAGGGTCACGGGTGGGTGGGAAGTTCAGGGCCAAGGGGTGGACAGGGTGCTGCCCCAGGGATTCCCACCTCCCTGTCCTGGCTGGGGCGCTCACCTGGCTGTGGACTCCAGGGGGCAGAGGCCAGGTGAAGAAGGGCTTGACTGCTGGGACAGGACAATGGTTCATTAGGAGGTGTTCGtgcgtgtgtgggtgtgtatgagCATGTGCACGTGGGTGTGCACGTGTGTGGGGTGGGAGAGGTTCTTGGGTCAGGGCAGTCCGGGTACCTTTGCAGATGGTGCTGTTCCGGCCATTGACGCTCCCAGGAATCAGCTCCCAGCCTGGGCGGCAGTGGCACTGGTACGACCCCAGG
This genomic interval from Marmota flaviventris isolate mMarFla1 chromosome 1, mMarFla1.hap1, whole genome shotgun sequence contains the following:
- the Adgre5 gene encoding adhesion G protein-coupled receptor E5 isoform X2; the protein is MGGPLRLPGLLCVLLSLSRAGAQGSQACNPRCPLNSECVSATACRCKPGFASSSTEIFTDPLEICDDINECVPPMKVSCGKLADCQNVEGSYYCTCSPGYELRSGGTNFTNESENTCQAAARTSPAPSGDHRGSATPGTHSGPQATMDPGTQSGNSEGRRLEDVDECKQNPRICKGRSICTNTQGSYTCQCLPGFELNPEDPKLCTDVNECTSGQNPCHKSAHCLNQVGGYQCRCRPGWKPVPGSPNGPNSTVCEDVDECRSGQHQCHQSTICTNTLGSYQCHCRPGWELIPGSVNGRNSTICKVKPFFTWPLPPGVHSQSLSRFFEKVNNLHKDFKPVAATDTIQNLIGAMDELLKAPGDVEDIALPVRHQVATQLLLGLEQSLRTLAESLPEGPFTYRSPSDTELSLMNQKPGNGNVTLGQSHARIHLDWATATGAGNSSTGTTVVGILSNPNMGKLLVNASLVLDPEKEEEVQKAHEGPFRGARIQILSPVNSVFLTNNDTEKLASPVTFAFSHDGEISGKRREVICAFWKIDSNKSGHWDTTGCWKLGSGDNTTTCQCNHLSSFAILMAHYDIQDWKLELITKVGLSLSLVCLLLCILTFLLVRPIQSSRTTVHLHLCVCLFVGSAIFLAGIEKETPDGEAGPRCRLVAGLLHYCFLAAFCWMSLEGLVLYFLVVRVFHGQGLSTRWLCLIGYGVPLLIVAISAATAAATASEGYVGETYCWLSKKHGFFWSFVGPLAFIILCNAVIFVITVWRLTQKFSEINPDLKKLRKARVLTVTAIAQLFVLGCTWVFGLFLFEPYSTVLTYIFTILNCLQGLFLYVLLCLLNKKVREEYRKWACMVAGSKYSEFASSTTGTSHNQTRELRPSESGM
- the Adgre5 gene encoding adhesion G protein-coupled receptor E5 isoform X4; this encodes MGGPLRLPGLLCVLLSLSRAGAQGSQACNPRCPLNSECVSATACRCKPGFASSSTEIFTDPLEICDDINECVPPMKVSCGKLADCQNVEGSYYCTCSPGYELRSGGTNFTNESENTCQDVDECKQNPRICKGRSICTNTQGSYTCQCLPGFELNPEDPKLCTDVNECTSGQNPCHKSAHCLNQVGGYQCRCRPGWKPVPGSPNGPNSTVCEDVDECRSGQHQCHQSTICTNTLGSYQCHCRPGWELIPGSVNGRNSTICKAVKPFFTWPLPPGVHSQSLSRFFEKVNNLHKDFKPVAATDTIQNLIGAMDELLKAPGDVEDIALPVRHQVATQLLLGLEQSLRTLAESLPEGPFTYRSPSDTELSLMNQKPGNGNVTLGQSHARIHLDWATATGAGNSSTGTTVVGILSNPNMGKLLVNASLVLDPEKEEEVQKAHEGPFRGARIQILSPVNSVFLTNNDTEKLASPVTFAFSHDGEISGKRREVICAFWKIDSNKSGHWDTTGCWKLGSGDNTTTCQCNHLSSFAILMAHYDIQDWKLELITKVGLSLSLVCLLLCILTFLLVRPIQSSRTTVHLHLCVCLFVGSAIFLAGIEKETPDGEAGPRCRLVAGLLHYCFLAAFCWMSLEGLVLYFLVVRVFHGQGLSTRWLCLIGYGVPLLIVAISAATAAATASEGYVGETYCWLSKKHGFFWSFVGPLAFIILCNAVIFVITVWRLTQKFSEINPDLKKLRKARVLTVTAIAQLFVLGCTWVFGLFLFEPYSTVLTYIFTILNCLQGLFLYVLLCLLNKKVREEYRKWACMVAGSKYSEFASSTTGTSHNQTRELRPSESGM